From the Synechococcus sp. HK01-R genome, one window contains:
- the gltB gene encoding glutamate synthase large subunit yields MTHLSGPFWPYCDSSAPAAVAGEKDACGVGFLAQLQGEASHWLLQQALRGLGCMEHRGGCGGDGDSGDGAGVLCGIPWGYLAAVWPEVAEVTGGRGLGMMFMPADPSRCAEAQRFAAEEAEALGLRSCGWREVPVDPSVLGPLARETAPAIHQWLVAADQSGDELEALLFRLRRRIGDRARQVWGAEAARDLYVASLSSRTVVYKGMVRSEVLAAFFADLRDPRFAVSFAVYHRRFSTNTLPRWPLAQPMRLLGHNGEINTLLGNLNWARASESRLHEVWGEAAGDLNPVVNPAFSDSANLDATLELLVRSGRSITDSLITLVPEAFRHQPELESRPAVQAMYEFNAGIQEPWDGPALLVFADGKRVGATLDRNGLRPARWCTTSDGFVIMGSETGVVDLSGKTVVSRGRLGPGQMLAVDLERGELLENWAVKEDAASRHPYASWLEQHRRHLDAQAWTQDRQLGDLDLLRLQTATGFTAEDLELVIEDMAGAGKEPTYCMGDDIPLAVLSDKPHLLYDYFKQRFAQVTNPPIDPLREKLVMSLEMHLGERRPALRPQAEAAALVHLDSPVLNEEELRALAQQGLPCTTLSTHFDPTASANSLPEALDRLCAAATAAVESGTQILVLSDRHGLAGMPASLEATAAALPPLLAVGAVHHHLLRTGQRLRCSLVVETAQCWSTHHLACLIGYGASAVCPWLTWETTRHWLAHPKTQKRIEQGKLPALTPGDAQANVRIALENGLRKILSKIGISLLASYHGAQIFEAIGLGADVVERSFAGTTSRVAGLSMRELARETLLLHAKAFPELNRSKLEFMGFVQYRTGGEYHLNSPEMAKALHKAVHEGPGYDHFGTYRTLLENRPVTALRDLLEFRTASTPLPLDQVESVESICSRFCTGGMSLGALSREAHEVLAVAMNRIGGKSNSGEGGEDPARFRPLNDVDAEGRSATLPAIKGLRNGDTACSAIKQIASGRFGVTAEYLRSGKQLEIKVAQGAKPGEGGQLPGPKVDEYIAWLRNSKPGVALISPPPHHDIYSIEDLAQLIHDLHQVHPSAKVSVKLVAEIGIGTIAAGVAKANADVIQISGHDGGTGASPLSSIKHAGGPWELGLTEVHRSLMENGLRDRVLLRADGGLKTGWDVVMAALLGAEEFGFGSVAMIAEGCIMARVCHTNNCPVGVATQKEALRQRFTGLPEHVVNFFFYVAEEVRQLLSVLGVARLEDLIGRNELLQRRQVKLEKTESLDLTTLLAPVAGTDNRCWLTHAADAHGNGAVLEDQLLADAELMAAIESHGTIQRSIEIVNTDRSVCARLAGEIAARHGNRGFNGQLQLHFQGAAGQSFGAFLVQGMDVRLQGEANDYIGKGMNSGRIVLVPNPGTPSPGDQVILGNTCLYGATGGELLVHGRAGERFAVRNSGARTVVEGTGDHCCEYMTGGVVVVLGSTGRNVGAGMTGGVAFILDESGGLVDRVNHEIVEIRAVDTSEQEAVLKPLLEAHLASTGSEKAAAILSDWSSWKSRFKLLVPPSERAAMGLVDRTAVAA; encoded by the coding sequence ATGACACACCTTTCCGGCCCCTTCTGGCCTTACTGCGACAGCAGTGCTCCAGCGGCAGTGGCCGGTGAGAAGGACGCCTGTGGTGTGGGTTTCCTGGCACAGCTTCAAGGTGAGGCCAGCCATTGGCTCCTTCAGCAGGCCCTGCGCGGTCTCGGCTGCATGGAACATCGCGGCGGGTGCGGCGGTGATGGCGATTCCGGCGATGGAGCCGGAGTGCTCTGCGGGATCCCCTGGGGTTATCTGGCGGCCGTCTGGCCCGAGGTGGCAGAGGTCACTGGTGGTCGTGGTCTGGGCATGATGTTCATGCCTGCAGACCCCAGTCGCTGCGCCGAGGCACAGCGATTTGCGGCGGAGGAGGCAGAGGCCCTCGGCTTGCGCTCCTGCGGCTGGCGTGAGGTACCGGTGGACCCATCCGTGCTCGGCCCCCTAGCGCGCGAGACCGCTCCGGCGATTCACCAGTGGCTCGTGGCAGCTGATCAGTCTGGCGATGAGCTGGAGGCCCTGCTTTTCCGCTTGCGGCGTCGGATCGGTGATCGCGCCCGCCAGGTCTGGGGGGCTGAGGCGGCTCGGGATCTCTATGTGGCCTCCCTCAGCAGCCGCACCGTTGTGTACAAGGGCATGGTGCGGTCGGAGGTGCTCGCTGCCTTCTTCGCCGATCTCCGCGATCCGCGTTTTGCGGTGAGTTTTGCGGTTTATCACCGCCGCTTCAGCACCAACACCCTGCCCCGCTGGCCCCTTGCCCAGCCCATGCGATTGCTGGGCCACAACGGGGAAATCAATACGCTGCTGGGCAACCTCAACTGGGCCCGGGCCTCCGAGTCCCGCTTGCATGAGGTCTGGGGTGAAGCTGCGGGTGACCTCAACCCAGTGGTCAATCCGGCCTTTAGTGATTCAGCCAACCTCGATGCCACCCTCGAGTTACTCGTCCGCAGTGGTCGTTCGATCACGGACAGCTTGATCACCCTGGTTCCGGAGGCCTTCCGTCACCAGCCTGAGCTCGAAAGTCGGCCTGCTGTGCAGGCCATGTATGAGTTCAATGCCGGCATTCAGGAGCCCTGGGATGGCCCAGCGCTTCTCGTGTTTGCCGATGGCAAGCGGGTGGGCGCCACCCTCGACCGCAACGGCCTCCGCCCGGCCCGCTGGTGCACGACCAGCGATGGCTTCGTGATCATGGGCTCGGAGACCGGTGTGGTGGACCTCAGCGGCAAAACCGTGGTCAGCCGTGGCCGCCTTGGCCCGGGGCAGATGCTGGCCGTGGATCTCGAGCGGGGCGAGCTGCTCGAAAACTGGGCTGTGAAAGAAGACGCGGCATCACGCCATCCCTACGCCAGCTGGCTTGAGCAGCATCGCCGCCACCTTGATGCCCAGGCCTGGACGCAGGACCGTCAGCTCGGTGATCTGGATCTGCTGCGTTTGCAGACAGCGACTGGTTTCACCGCCGAAGATCTCGAGCTGGTGATCGAGGACATGGCGGGTGCCGGTAAGGAGCCCACCTACTGCATGGGAGATGACATCCCTCTGGCGGTGCTCTCTGACAAGCCGCATCTGCTCTACGACTATTTCAAGCAGCGCTTCGCTCAGGTCACCAACCCGCCGATTGATCCCCTGAGGGAAAAGCTGGTGATGAGCCTTGAGATGCATCTCGGTGAACGCCGCCCCGCCCTTCGCCCCCAGGCGGAGGCCGCAGCTCTGGTGCACCTCGACTCGCCGGTGCTGAATGAAGAGGAGCTTCGGGCTCTGGCGCAGCAGGGTCTGCCTTGCACGACCCTGTCGACGCACTTTGATCCCACGGCTTCGGCTAACAGTCTCCCGGAGGCTCTGGATCGGCTCTGTGCCGCTGCCACCGCTGCCGTTGAGTCCGGGACGCAGATCCTTGTGCTCAGCGATCGCCATGGCCTGGCCGGCATGCCTGCTTCGCTTGAGGCCACCGCTGCCGCCTTGCCACCCCTACTGGCTGTTGGTGCCGTGCACCATCACCTGCTTCGGACGGGCCAGCGCCTGCGCTGTTCTCTGGTGGTGGAGACCGCCCAGTGCTGGAGCACCCATCACCTCGCTTGTCTGATCGGCTACGGCGCTAGTGCCGTCTGCCCCTGGCTCACCTGGGAGACCACCCGCCACTGGCTGGCCCATCCCAAAACTCAGAAGCGAATCGAACAGGGCAAACTGCCTGCCCTCACCCCTGGAGACGCCCAGGCGAATGTGCGGATCGCCCTGGAGAACGGTCTCCGCAAGATCCTCTCCAAGATCGGAATCTCCCTGCTCGCCAGTTATCACGGTGCTCAGATCTTTGAGGCGATCGGTCTCGGTGCCGACGTGGTGGAGCGCTCCTTTGCAGGGACCACCAGCCGGGTGGCGGGCCTCTCCATGCGCGAGTTGGCCAGGGAAACGCTTCTGCTCCATGCCAAGGCCTTCCCCGAGCTCAACCGCAGCAAGCTCGAGTTCATGGGCTTTGTGCAGTACCGCACTGGCGGTGAATACCACCTCAACAGCCCGGAGATGGCGAAGGCGCTGCACAAGGCCGTCCATGAAGGCCCCGGTTATGACCACTTCGGCACCTATCGCACGCTTCTGGAGAACAGGCCGGTGACCGCCTTGCGGGACCTGCTTGAGTTCAGGACTGCGTCCACGCCCCTCCCCCTTGATCAGGTGGAGAGTGTGGAAAGCATCTGTTCCCGCTTTTGTACCGGCGGTATGAGCCTTGGAGCTCTCTCCCGGGAAGCCCATGAAGTCCTCGCCGTGGCGATGAATCGCATTGGCGGCAAGAGCAACAGTGGCGAGGGCGGTGAGGATCCGGCCCGTTTCCGTCCGCTCAATGATGTGGATGCTGAGGGGCGTTCGGCGACTCTCCCGGCCATTAAGGGACTGCGCAACGGCGATACCGCCTGCTCAGCCATCAAGCAGATTGCTTCAGGCCGCTTTGGTGTGACGGCGGAATATCTGCGCAGCGGCAAGCAGTTGGAGATCAAGGTGGCCCAGGGGGCCAAGCCCGGCGAGGGCGGTCAGCTGCCCGGCCCCAAAGTGGATGAGTACATCGCCTGGTTGCGCAACAGCAAGCCCGGGGTGGCGTTGATTTCGCCACCACCTCATCACGACATCTATTCGATTGAGGATCTCGCGCAGTTGATCCACGATCTGCACCAGGTGCATCCGAGCGCCAAGGTGTCGGTGAAATTGGTGGCTGAGATCGGCATCGGCACGATCGCTGCCGGAGTGGCCAAAGCCAATGCCGATGTGATCCAGATTTCAGGTCATGACGGTGGCACGGGCGCCTCACCTCTGAGCTCGATCAAACATGCCGGTGGTCCCTGGGAACTCGGTCTTACCGAGGTCCATCGCAGCTTGATGGAGAACGGCTTGCGCGATCGCGTGCTCCTGCGTGCCGATGGCGGCCTCAAAACAGGTTGGGATGTGGTGATGGCAGCGTTGCTGGGCGCTGAGGAATTCGGTTTCGGATCGGTGGCGATGATCGCCGAAGGCTGCATCATGGCTCGCGTCTGTCACACCAATAATTGCCCCGTTGGTGTGGCCACCCAGAAGGAGGCCCTGCGTCAACGCTTCACAGGGCTGCCTGAGCATGTCGTCAATTTCTTCTTCTACGTTGCCGAAGAGGTGCGTCAGCTGCTGAGCGTGCTGGGTGTGGCACGTCTCGAGGATTTGATCGGTCGCAATGAACTGCTTCAGAGGCGGCAGGTGAAACTCGAGAAGACGGAGTCCCTGGATCTCACCACCCTGCTGGCTCCGGTGGCAGGCACGGACAATCGCTGTTGGCTCACCCACGCTGCCGATGCCCATGGCAATGGAGCGGTGCTCGAGGATCAGCTGTTGGCCGATGCCGAGCTGATGGCGGCGATTGAGAGCCACGGCACGATTCAGCGCAGCATCGAGATCGTGAACACCGACCGCAGCGTCTGCGCTCGTCTTGCCGGTGAGATTGCTGCTCGCCACGGCAACCGCGGTTTTAACGGTCAGTTGCAGCTCCATTTCCAGGGTGCTGCAGGCCAGAGCTTCGGGGCCTTCCTTGTCCAGGGCATGGATGTACGCCTGCAGGGCGAAGCCAATGACTACATCGGCAAGGGAATGAACAGTGGTCGGATCGTGCTGGTGCCGAACCCAGGCACCCCGTCTCCTGGGGACCAGGTCATTCTTGGCAACACCTGCCTGTATGGCGCAACAGGGGGTGAGTTGCTGGTGCATGGCCGCGCCGGCGAGCGGTTTGCGGTGCGGAACAGCGGTGCTCGCACCGTGGTCGAAGGCACTGGTGACCACTGCTGTGAATACATGACCGGTGGCGTGGTGGTCGTGCTTGGCAGCACTGGCCGGAACGTCGGCGCTGGCATGACGGGTGGGGTGGCCTTCATCCTCGATGAGTCGGGTGGCCTGGTGGACCGGGTGAACCACGAGATCGTGGAGATTCGTGCCGTCGACACCAGCGAGCAGGAAGCTGTGCTCAAGCCCTTGCTGGAAGCCCATCTGGCCTCCACAGGCAGTGAGAAAGCCGCGGCGATCCTCTCTGACTGGAGCAGCTGGAAGAGCCGCTTCAAGCTGCTGGTCCCTCCCAGCGAGCGGGCGGCTATGGGTCTGGTGGATCGCACGGCCGTTGCGGCCTGA
- a CDS encoding YciI family protein, which produces MPLFIKHETFTAATATLPVEQRRSHLEAHGQWVEQLRAAGMVISSGFLVNREGQPGGGGLLVLKAESYDQALALVQKDPMIARGLVHWTLEEWRPVAGLPLIDAPSPAPGRPD; this is translated from the coding sequence GTGCCCCTCTTCATCAAGCACGAGACGTTCACTGCCGCGACGGCGACACTCCCTGTGGAGCAGCGCCGAAGCCATCTGGAAGCCCATGGCCAGTGGGTTGAGCAACTCCGGGCGGCGGGGATGGTGATCTCGAGTGGCTTCCTTGTGAATCGTGAGGGCCAACCTGGCGGCGGGGGGCTGTTGGTGCTGAAGGCTGAGAGCTATGACCAAGCCCTGGCCCTTGTGCAGAAGGATCCGATGATTGCCCGCGGCCTTGTGCACTGGACCTTGGAGGAATGGCGGCCGGTGGCGGGGCTGCCGCTCATTGACGCCCCGTCTCCAGCTCCAGGCCGGCCCGACTGA
- a CDS encoding TolC family protein codes for MLRRRVLASLLMAASTCLPANAEPQPLGLSLDQALERGMDASLALQQSEAEKEAATAGVGLSRSLFLPKLDVVGLGSWAQVGSSVGFISNLPTIGDLNLDLGSDGYAVIQNSFGNLGLALTYPLIDFERGPLLSAAKALDQAAAARIAEQRRQSRFAITNAYLNLQLSDALIPVWQRSIALSGELLKDAEALRDGGLGARIDVFRARALLATDQRGLSAARSARAIAASALARLLNLPADQRVEASDPLLAQSPWPLQLQASIEAATRNRPALEVIAQAQAAAEAKVQAAQGTMLPRVGLLLGGGISGDNLNVPVLNSGGRVSNVPVAGELELPTLNSSGNASGSFYDYGVLLTLRQPLFDGGLSAQSAALARSQVDQQRLLLEQRKQTIIQAVETFWHTHRSAKAAMVSSREAVIATEEAVRDAQLRYRAGIAPVTELLLAQRDLQAARSAEATAIQQWNLSRAGLELETGRQ; via the coding sequence ATGCTCCGACGACGAGTCCTGGCCTCCCTGCTCATGGCGGCCTCGACCTGTCTGCCCGCCAATGCCGAGCCGCAACCGCTTGGCCTCAGCCTTGATCAGGCCCTCGAGCGAGGCATGGATGCATCGCTCGCCCTCCAACAATCAGAGGCCGAGAAGGAAGCCGCCACGGCTGGGGTGGGACTCAGCCGCAGCCTGTTTCTGCCGAAGCTCGATGTTGTGGGCCTCGGCAGCTGGGCTCAAGTGGGCAGCTCGGTTGGCTTTATTTCCAATCTGCCCACCATCGGCGACCTGAATCTTGATCTGGGCAGTGATGGCTACGCAGTCATCCAAAACAGCTTCGGCAATCTCGGGCTCGCACTCACCTACCCCCTGATCGACTTCGAGCGGGGACCACTGCTGTCGGCGGCCAAGGCCCTCGATCAGGCCGCCGCGGCACGGATCGCCGAGCAGCGGCGACAGAGCCGGTTCGCCATCACCAATGCCTACCTGAACCTGCAGCTCAGCGATGCGCTGATCCCCGTGTGGCAGCGATCGATCGCCCTCTCCGGCGAACTGCTCAAGGATGCGGAAGCGCTGCGGGATGGAGGACTGGGCGCACGCATCGATGTGTTCCGCGCTCGTGCCCTGCTCGCCACCGACCAGCGCGGACTCAGCGCCGCCCGCTCGGCCCGGGCGATCGCCGCCAGCGCCCTGGCCCGATTGCTCAACCTTCCGGCCGATCAGAGGGTGGAAGCCAGCGATCCCCTCTTGGCCCAGTCGCCATGGCCGCTGCAGCTGCAGGCCTCGATCGAGGCCGCCACCCGCAATCGCCCGGCGCTGGAGGTGATCGCGCAGGCACAGGCTGCTGCGGAAGCGAAAGTGCAAGCAGCCCAGGGCACGATGCTGCCGCGGGTGGGGCTCCTGCTCGGCGGCGGCATCAGTGGCGACAACCTGAATGTGCCGGTGCTCAACAGCGGTGGCCGCGTCAGCAATGTGCCCGTCGCCGGTGAACTGGAGTTGCCAACGTTGAACAGCAGCGGCAATGCCAGCGGCAGCTTTTACGACTACGGCGTGTTGCTCACCCTGCGCCAACCCCTGTTCGACGGGGGGCTGTCAGCCCAGAGTGCAGCCCTGGCGCGCAGTCAGGTCGACCAACAACGCTTGCTGCTGGAACAACGCAAACAGACGATCATCCAGGCGGTGGAGACCTTCTGGCACACCCACCGCAGCGCCAAGGCCGCCATGGTCTCAAGCCGGGAAGCCGTGATCGCCACCGAAGAAGCGGTGCGGGATGCCCAGCTGCGCTATCGCGCTGGCATCGCGCCGGTCACCGAGCTGCTGCTGGCCCAACGCGATCTGCAAGCGGCCCGCAGCGCTGAAGCCACGGCGATCCAGCAATGGAATCTCAGTCGGGCCGGCCTGGAGCTGGAGACGGGGCGTCAATGA
- a CDS encoding FUSC family protein → MTRPIPMATEAQWLGLRAALAIGLAASITRLICLTLGLGDIPAAYGVVVGVLVVRPDFCRWPALIYPVLLVIAGVAMAVGLSVRMMFPDAPQVWWFGLVGVVMQLLAVALPAKLALLTNVVAAAGVLPLLDLSASWADWGHQMEAIAMGLAIGTALQWGLTPSGYGAPAPPSGPEGEDLPLPERYRLAFTSWSFWRKLVLAAFALAIGVGLGTQTPKYLYFGVVLLLNDSIGATLARVRDRMVGVSLGVLMPLLVFNSIGLNSVGVALAMGGTAALVAALNLGPYLRTALISSGVAFAGYGPLVAWYIPNRWIDYLIGSGLALVSGILLFPHSSLSRYRRLLEVSDNDSHEQLRRLYPAAREEAAWLGQRLPPVD, encoded by the coding sequence ATGACCCGGCCGATCCCCATGGCGACTGAGGCCCAGTGGCTCGGTTTGCGGGCGGCGCTGGCGATCGGTCTGGCTGCGAGCATCACGCGGCTGATCTGCCTCACGCTCGGTCTGGGCGACATCCCCGCCGCCTACGGCGTGGTGGTGGGCGTGTTGGTGGTGCGTCCTGATTTCTGCCGTTGGCCTGCGCTGATCTACCCGGTTCTGCTGGTGATCGCTGGTGTCGCGATGGCCGTTGGGCTCAGTGTGCGCATGATGTTTCCCGATGCCCCCCAGGTGTGGTGGTTCGGCCTCGTTGGGGTGGTGATGCAGCTGTTGGCGGTGGCGCTGCCAGCCAAGCTGGCGTTGCTCACCAATGTGGTGGCCGCTGCAGGGGTGCTTCCCCTGCTTGATCTGTCCGCCTCGTGGGCTGACTGGGGCCATCAGATGGAGGCGATTGCCATGGGTCTGGCCATTGGCACTGCTCTGCAATGGGGTCTGACGCCATCCGGTTACGGCGCTCCGGCACCGCCCAGTGGGCCGGAAGGAGAGGATCTGCCCCTGCCGGAGCGGTACCGGTTGGCTTTCACAAGCTGGAGCTTTTGGCGCAAGCTCGTGCTGGCGGCGTTCGCCCTAGCGATTGGCGTCGGCCTTGGAACGCAGACGCCGAAGTACCTCTATTTCGGTGTGGTGTTGCTGCTCAACGACAGCATCGGCGCGACCCTCGCTCGAGTGCGTGATCGGATGGTGGGTGTCAGCCTCGGGGTGCTGATGCCCCTGCTGGTGTTCAACAGCATCGGTCTCAACAGCGTGGGGGTGGCCCTGGCGATGGGCGGGACCGCTGCCCTTGTGGCTGCCTTGAATCTTGGCCCCTACCTGCGCACGGCGCTGATTTCGAGCGGTGTGGCTTTTGCCGGCTATGGGCCGCTCGTGGCCTGGTACATCCCGAATCGGTGGATTGATTACTTGATCGGTAGCGGCCTCGCCCTTGTTTCAGGGATTCTTCTTTTCCCCCATTCGTCGCTCAGCCGATATCGGCGGCTACTGGAGGTGTCTGACAACGACAGCCATGAACAGCTTCGCCGTTTATATCCGGCGGCAAGGGAGGAAGCGGCCTGGCTCGGTCAGCGCCTTCCGCCTGTCGATTGA
- the lipA gene encoding lipoyl synthase, with translation MTSTLKPEWLRVKAPQRERIGAVADLLLDLRLNTVCQEASCPNIGECFAGGTATFLIMGPGCTRACPYCDIDFDKSVRELDPTEPERLGEAVARLGLKHVVITSVNRDDLSDGGASQFVACIEQVRQRSPQTTIELLIPDFCGNWEALATVLDAGPDVLNHNIETVPSLYRKARPQGVYSRSLELLERVRHGWSRVYSKSGLMVGLGETDQEVLETLADLRRHDVDIVTIGQYLSPGPKHLPVDRFVRPEQFEAFRRHGEEELGFLQVVSTPLTRSSYHAGEVRKLMASHPR, from the coding sequence ATGACCTCCACCTTGAAACCTGAGTGGCTGCGCGTGAAAGCGCCGCAGCGCGAGCGCATCGGCGCTGTTGCTGACCTGCTTCTCGACCTCAGGCTCAATACGGTTTGCCAGGAGGCCAGCTGCCCGAATATCGGCGAATGCTTCGCCGGCGGCACCGCCACGTTTCTGATCATGGGGCCCGGCTGCACCCGCGCTTGCCCCTACTGCGACATTGATTTCGACAAAAGTGTTCGAGAGCTGGATCCCACCGAGCCCGAGCGCCTCGGGGAAGCCGTGGCGCGGCTTGGCCTCAAGCACGTGGTGATCACCTCAGTGAACCGCGACGATCTCAGCGACGGCGGGGCCAGCCAGTTCGTGGCCTGCATCGAACAGGTGCGGCAACGCTCACCCCAGACCACGATCGAACTGCTGATCCCCGATTTCTGCGGCAACTGGGAGGCACTGGCCACGGTCTTGGACGCTGGTCCAGACGTGCTCAACCACAACATCGAGACCGTTCCCAGCCTGTATCGCAAAGCCCGGCCCCAGGGTGTCTACAGCCGATCCTTGGAACTGCTGGAACGGGTTCGCCATGGTTGGTCAAGGGTCTACAGCAAGTCAGGGCTGATGGTGGGTCTGGGCGAAACCGATCAAGAGGTGCTCGAGACCCTCGCCGACCTACGCCGCCATGACGTCGACATCGTCACCATCGGCCAGTACCTCTCCCCTGGCCCCAAACACCTACCGGTGGACCGCTTCGTACGGCCAGAGCAGTTCGAAGCGTTCCGCCGCCATGGCGAAGAGGAGCTCGGCTTCCTGCAGGTGGTGAGCACACCACTCACCCGCAGCAGTTATCACGCGGGCGAAGTGAGGAAACTGATGGCATCGCATCCGCGCTGA
- the cobJ gene encoding precorrin-3B C(17)-methyltransferase, whose translation MGLSASAWPLLQRLKQGGYVDTLALTVQAASGLEEQPADLQIGRAADLLNEHWARSSTLIVIGALGAVTRLVAPLLTHKDQDPAVLVLDAHGRVVIPLLGSHIAGAEQQARELAAELGGEAVLTGDAASQGRLALDAFGEAWGWRRGGPTGAWHDLMIRQAGGETSTIRQSVGSQLWRQLPGAADHCCKAEDEAYADLTVTAEACPADGCRWHPACLWLGIGCERNTSPSLVLRAIDRALRQAGLAPEAVAGLSTITRKGDEPALLQITAEQGWPLQLFEPEALAAVEVPTPSPVVEAEMGTPSVAEAAALLAAGAEGRLVRAKSIEKPLGPEERGAATVAIALGGQPYAPQRGELHLIGSGPGDLSLLTADARRALARCAVWVGYGLYLDLLEPLRRSDQARLDGQLTREWERCAEALDLAQQGVKVALISSGESGIYGMAGLALELWLQQPEGHRPSFQVHPGISALQLAAARAGAPLMHDFCTISLSDRLTPWAVIERRLEGAAAGDFVVALYNPRSKGRDWQLARAIELLRTEREGSTPVVLARQLGRADETIQHTTLEALNPCDVDMLTVVLIGNSTTYAKAGTMVTPRGYPGASLS comes from the coding sequence ATGGGGCTTTCCGCCAGCGCCTGGCCATTGCTGCAACGCCTCAAGCAAGGCGGTTACGTCGACACCCTTGCCCTGACCGTTCAAGCGGCCTCAGGGCTTGAGGAGCAACCTGCCGATCTCCAGATTGGTCGTGCCGCAGACCTCCTGAACGAACACTGGGCGCGCAGCAGCACCCTGATCGTGATCGGCGCGTTGGGAGCCGTCACTCGCTTGGTGGCACCCCTGCTGACCCATAAAGATCAGGATCCAGCTGTGCTGGTGCTCGATGCCCACGGACGCGTTGTCATCCCCCTGCTGGGAAGCCACATCGCAGGCGCTGAACAGCAAGCCCGCGAATTGGCGGCAGAACTAGGAGGTGAGGCAGTGCTCACCGGCGATGCTGCCAGCCAGGGACGCCTGGCCCTTGATGCCTTCGGGGAAGCCTGGGGCTGGCGGCGGGGAGGTCCCACGGGGGCCTGGCATGACCTCATGATCCGCCAAGCCGGGGGCGAGACCAGCACCATCCGCCAATCGGTCGGCAGCCAACTGTGGCGTCAACTGCCAGGAGCGGCAGATCACTGTTGTAAAGCGGAAGACGAAGCGTATGCCGATCTCACAGTCACCGCGGAGGCCTGCCCTGCTGATGGCTGTCGCTGGCATCCGGCCTGTCTCTGGCTGGGGATCGGCTGTGAGCGCAACACCAGCCCAAGCCTTGTGCTTCGCGCGATCGACCGGGCCTTGCGCCAGGCAGGACTCGCCCCCGAGGCGGTGGCAGGGCTGAGCACCATCACGCGCAAGGGGGATGAACCAGCCCTGCTCCAGATCACTGCGGAACAAGGGTGGCCTCTCCAGCTTTTCGAGCCAGAAGCCTTGGCTGCTGTTGAAGTCCCCACCCCATCCCCCGTTGTAGAAGCAGAAATGGGGACCCCATCGGTGGCGGAAGCCGCCGCCCTCCTGGCGGCTGGAGCCGAAGGGCGCCTGGTCCGAGCGAAAAGCATTGAGAAGCCGCTTGGCCCGGAGGAACGGGGAGCGGCCACGGTGGCGATCGCCCTTGGCGGACAGCCCTATGCACCTCAACGGGGGGAATTGCATCTGATTGGCAGCGGCCCCGGAGACCTGAGCCTGCTCACCGCTGATGCCCGTCGCGCCCTGGCACGCTGTGCCGTCTGGGTGGGCTACGGGCTGTACCTCGATCTGCTCGAGCCCCTGCGCCGGAGCGACCAGGCCCGCCTTGACGGCCAGCTCACCCGCGAATGGGAGCGCTGCGCCGAGGCCCTCGACCTGGCACAGCAGGGGGTGAAGGTGGCCTTGATCTCATCAGGCGAGAGCGGCATCTACGGCATGGCAGGCCTGGCCCTCGAGCTCTGGTTGCAACAACCCGAAGGCCATCGGCCCAGTTTTCAAGTGCATCCAGGAATCTCAGCCCTGCAGCTGGCAGCGGCTCGGGCGGGCGCTCCGCTCATGCACGACTTCTGCACCATCAGCCTGAGCGACCGGCTCACCCCCTGGGCAGTGATCGAACGGCGCCTGGAGGGAGCGGCGGCAGGCGATTTCGTCGTGGCGCTCTACAACCCCCGCTCCAAGGGGCGCGATTGGCAGCTGGCGCGAGCCATCGAGCTGTTGAGAACCGAACGAGAGGGCAGCACCCCTGTGGTCTTGGCCAGGCAGCTGGGCAGGGCTGACGAGACGATCCAACACACCACGCTGGAAGCGCTGAATCCCTGTGATGTCGACATGCTCACGGTGGTGCTGATCGGGAACAGCACCACCTATGCGAAAGCCGGAACGATGGTCACCCCACGGGGCTATCCGGGCGCCAGCCTGAGCTGA